Proteins from a genomic interval of Gordonia sp. SL306:
- a CDS encoding UvrD-helicase domain-containing protein: MTDAPTAFDVTGELPTGTTVLEASAGTGKTYAIVGLGARFIAEGVPIDKLLLVTFSRAATAELRERMRDRVSELVLALGDPDRCRSDGDPLVRHLGGGTDDEVATRRERLVRALSDFDASTIATTHTFCNRMLDALGFLGERELVHEIVEDVDDLVDEAALDTYIRGYAGADRPEISLADATSIARDAVRQPAAALAPTADDLDAMTGDDATIAARRVRFAARVRQIIEDRKRLSRLRTYDDLQMILFRIVTDPVVGPAACERIRAVFDAVLVDEFQDTDPQQWEIVRRCFHGHRTLVLVGDPKQSIYGFRGAEVLSYLQAVRSAGTLSALDVNRRSDGDLVDALGALYGGAELGHHEIVVRPVSADRSGSRIDGVPPVRLRAFPRKAFPVTGRSGFAAVGAVRDRVIADVAADIAGLLASGTTIEVNGVVRPVEPGDIAVLVTLNKTIQPLQRHLQGHGVAAVIGSGTSVFHTAAARHWLAVIRAIEQPARADLVRLAALSPLIGRAPADLAADDGSGTAALAETLHAFGRVFDEGGFAAMSQRLMSRMAVAERVLAAPDGERSLTDLVQVASLCNTEVMETDCGLSALIEWLADRIADTTRWQRHEDQTRRLDRDTEAVQIMTVHRSKGLQFPIVYVPFAWDGTRNSNRATFTYHDDSGDRILDVGGKGAPGYQARWRRHESEAAGEELRLLYVALTRAQSQVVIWWAPAYFTKNSALHRLLFGRKPGTALVPESFDVPDDDTCGRVLTGYGSADGPIRVEVAGRDGADSAAPRPPARARAGLSVAQFDRVIDQNWRRTSYSAIVAAAGHHANRPLLATGSEAADGLIVDEPVEEVADAGSTAAIDGMPSLMNGMPFGAAFGTLVHEVLEYVDTDSADITAHVRELCATAIEGRMVDVDADRLSTALVGVLTTPLGFGDLWQVRPGNRLAELDFEFPLATGPQSTTGTVPAAVTMASIADLMDRHLPDDDPLIGFGARLRELPPQRIRGFLTGSIDSVLRTPDGRFVVVDYKTNRLRPGDLTAEDFDRASMAAEMISANYPLQALLYSVALHRYLRWRLPGYDATEHLGPVQYHFVRGMVGPDTPPGCGVFEWQVPAGLVEELSDLLGKGTP, translated from the coding sequence ATGACCGACGCACCTACAGCATTCGACGTGACCGGCGAGTTGCCGACCGGTACCACGGTCCTGGAAGCGAGCGCCGGGACCGGGAAGACCTACGCGATCGTCGGGCTCGGTGCGCGATTCATCGCCGAGGGAGTTCCGATCGACAAGTTGCTGCTCGTCACCTTCAGCCGGGCGGCAACCGCGGAGCTGCGTGAGCGGATGCGTGACCGAGTGTCCGAACTCGTACTGGCGCTGGGCGATCCGGATCGGTGCCGCAGCGATGGCGATCCACTTGTCCGCCACCTGGGGGGCGGCACCGACGACGAGGTGGCGACGCGTCGTGAGCGTCTCGTCCGGGCGCTGTCGGACTTCGACGCCTCCACCATCGCGACCACCCACACCTTCTGCAACCGCATGCTCGACGCCCTGGGTTTCCTCGGCGAGCGCGAACTCGTCCACGAGATCGTCGAGGACGTGGACGATCTCGTGGACGAGGCCGCCCTCGACACCTATATCCGCGGATATGCGGGGGCCGACCGCCCGGAGATCTCGCTGGCCGATGCGACGTCGATCGCACGGGACGCGGTTCGCCAGCCGGCGGCCGCGCTCGCCCCGACGGCCGACGACCTCGATGCCATGACCGGAGACGACGCGACGATCGCGGCCCGGCGCGTGCGGTTCGCGGCCCGGGTCCGGCAGATCATCGAAGACCGTAAGCGGTTGTCGCGCCTACGTACCTACGACGACCTCCAGATGATCCTGTTCCGGATCGTCACGGATCCGGTGGTGGGACCGGCTGCCTGTGAACGGATTAGGGCAGTCTTCGACGCCGTGCTGGTCGACGAGTTCCAGGACACGGATCCGCAACAGTGGGAGATCGTCCGGCGTTGCTTCCACGGTCATCGGACGTTGGTGCTGGTGGGCGACCCGAAGCAGTCGATCTACGGATTCCGCGGCGCCGAGGTCCTGAGTTATCTGCAGGCGGTCCGATCGGCCGGCACGCTAAGTGCACTCGACGTGAACCGCCGCTCCGACGGCGACCTGGTCGACGCCCTCGGCGCCCTGTACGGCGGCGCCGAACTCGGACACCACGAGATCGTGGTGCGCCCGGTGAGTGCCGACCGCTCCGGCAGCCGGATCGACGGAGTGCCGCCGGTCCGTCTACGGGCCTTTCCGCGCAAGGCATTCCCGGTCACCGGTCGCAGCGGGTTCGCGGCGGTCGGGGCCGTGCGCGACCGGGTGATCGCCGACGTCGCCGCGGACATCGCGGGACTGCTGGCGTCGGGCACGACCATCGAGGTCAACGGTGTCGTGCGCCCGGTCGAACCCGGCGACATCGCGGTGCTGGTCACCCTGAACAAGACGATCCAGCCCCTGCAGCGACATCTGCAAGGCCATGGGGTCGCGGCGGTGATCGGGTCGGGTACCAGCGTCTTCCACACCGCGGCCGCGCGGCACTGGCTCGCGGTGATCCGTGCGATCGAGCAACCGGCCCGTGCCGACCTCGTCCGCCTCGCCGCGCTGAGCCCGCTGATCGGTCGTGCGCCCGCCGACCTCGCCGCCGACGACGGTTCCGGCACCGCCGCATTGGCCGAGACACTCCACGCCTTCGGACGGGTCTTCGACGAGGGCGGATTCGCCGCGATGTCGCAACGACTGATGAGTCGCATGGCGGTTGCCGAACGGGTCCTCGCCGCCCCGGACGGCGAACGTTCGCTGACCGACCTCGTCCAGGTGGCCTCCCTGTGCAACACCGAGGTGATGGAGACCGACTGCGGATTGAGCGCGCTGATCGAATGGCTCGCGGATCGGATCGCGGACACCACCAGATGGCAACGGCACGAGGACCAGACCCGACGGCTCGACCGCGACACCGAGGCAGTGCAGATCATGACGGTGCACCGCAGCAAGGGATTGCAGTTCCCGATCGTGTACGTGCCGTTCGCGTGGGACGGAACGCGCAACTCGAACCGCGCGACCTTCACCTACCACGACGATTCCGGCGACCGCATCCTCGATGTGGGAGGCAAGGGGGCGCCCGGATATCAGGCGCGGTGGCGGCGACACGAGAGTGAGGCCGCAGGCGAAGAGTTGCGCCTGCTGTACGTTGCGCTCACCCGTGCACAGTCTCAGGTGGTGATCTGGTGGGCACCTGCGTACTTCACCAAGAACTCGGCACTGCATCGGCTCCTGTTCGGCCGGAAGCCGGGAACGGCACTCGTACCGGAGAGCTTCGACGTCCCCGACGACGACACGTGTGGTCGCGTGCTCACCGGCTACGGGAGCGCCGACGGGCCGATCCGTGTGGAGGTCGCCGGGCGCGACGGCGCCGACTCGGCCGCACCGCGGCCACCCGCCCGTGCGCGGGCGGGATTGTCCGTCGCACAATTCGACCGTGTCATCGACCAGAATTGGCGCCGCACATCGTATTCGGCGATCGTCGCGGCAGCGGGTCACCATGCCAACCGGCCGCTGCTCGCAACGGGGAGCGAGGCTGCCGACGGACTGATCGTCGACGAGCCCGTCGAGGAGGTGGCTGACGCCGGCTCGACGGCGGCGATCGACGGTATGCCGTCGCTGATGAACGGCATGCCCTTCGGCGCGGCCTTCGGCACCCTCGTGCACGAGGTGCTCGAATATGTGGACACCGATTCCGCCGACATCACCGCGCACGTGCGGGAGCTCTGCGCCACCGCGATCGAAGGGCGGATGGTGGACGTCGACGCCGACCGCCTGTCGACGGCGTTGGTGGGGGTGCTGACCACCCCGTTGGGGTTCGGTGATCTGTGGCAGGTGCGCCCGGGGAACCGACTCGCCGAGCTGGACTTCGAGTTCCCGCTCGCCACGGGACCGCAGTCGACGACCGGGACAGTCCCGGCTGCGGTGACGATGGCGTCGATAGCCGATCTCATGGATCGTCACCTGCCCGACGACGATCCGCTCATCGGCTTCGGTGCGCGCCTGCGTGAGCTGCCGCCTCAACGTATTCGCGGCTTCCTCACCGGGAGCATCGACTCGGTGTTGCGCACCCCCGACGGCCGATTCGTGGTGGTCGACTACAAGACCAACCGACTGCGGCCGGGGGATCTGACCGCCGAGGACTTCGACCGCGCGTCGATGGCCGCGGAGATGATCAGCGCCAATTATCCACTCCAGGCCTTGCTGTATTCGGTTGCGCTGCATCGATATCTGCGGTGGCGACTGCCCGGGTACGACGCCACCGAGCATCTCGGGCCCGTGCAGTATCACTTCGTCCGGGGGATGGTCGGTCCCGATACCCCGCCCGGCTGCGGTGTCTTCGAATGGCAGGTCCCGGCCGGGCTGGTCGAGGAGCTCTCGGATCTGCTCGGGAAGGGGACACCATGA